From one Streptomyces mobaraensis genomic stretch:
- a CDS encoding GntR family transcriptional regulator: MAKAYERIADDLRQSIRAGELAPGDRLPSEAKLAEHYRRSVPTVRDALRLLQAEGLIDKEHGRGNFVRRPRTLVQRSNLRHQWEKDRVREPEEKRAETGATEHDTGLELPDLEFHAAYREIPADKELAEAFGVSEGTTLLERTYRTRYRAESAPFTLVTSYLVRDMVAANPALLDAANEPWPGGTQNQLFTVGIELGRMEERVTARPPTAEEAEELDLPPGTAVLVLRKTSIDVDDRPVEISDVVLPGDRTEMLFTTPLERW; the protein is encoded by the coding sequence ATGGCCAAGGCGTACGAGCGCATCGCGGACGACCTCCGCCAGTCCATCCGCGCAGGTGAACTCGCCCCCGGCGACCGGCTGCCCTCGGAGGCCAAACTCGCCGAGCACTACCGCCGGAGCGTCCCGACCGTCCGGGACGCGCTCCGCCTTCTCCAGGCCGAGGGGCTGATCGACAAGGAGCACGGCCGGGGCAACTTCGTCCGTCGCCCCCGCACGTTGGTGCAGCGCTCGAACCTCCGCCACCAGTGGGAGAAGGACCGGGTCCGCGAGCCGGAGGAGAAGCGCGCGGAGACCGGAGCCACCGAGCACGACACCGGCCTGGAGCTCCCCGACCTGGAGTTTCACGCGGCGTACCGCGAGATCCCGGCCGACAAGGAGCTCGCGGAGGCGTTCGGCGTCTCCGAGGGGACGACCCTCCTGGAACGCACCTACCGCACCCGCTACCGGGCCGAGAGCGCTCCCTTCACCCTCGTGACCTCCTACCTCGTCCGCGACATGGTGGCGGCGAACCCGGCCTTGCTGGACGCGGCGAACGAGCCCTGGCCTGGCGGCACCCAGAACCAGCTGTTCACGGTGGGCATCGAGCTCGGGCGCATGGAGGAACGCGTCACGGCACGCCCCCCGACCGCGGAGGAGGCGGAGGAACTCGACCTCCCGCCCGGGACCGCCGTCCTGGTCCTCCGGAAGACGTCGATCGACGTCGACGACCGCCCCGTTGAGATCTCCGACGTCGTCCTGCCCGGCGACCGCACGGAAATGCTCTTCACCACTCCCCTGGAAAGGTGGTGA
- a CDS encoding glycosyltransferase family 2 protein, whose translation MVTAVRRLVIITAVHAPAAPYLADAYKSLCAQELPDGWEWHWVIQEDGTTDAVAPHIPDDSRVTFKQGRPGGPGVARMMALAHADGEYVKVLDADDQLTPGTLARDLAVLEGDPTLGWTTSRVLDLLPDGSTFGFDQDPDEGPIERGEVLEHWRTHNYRAQVHPATLFIRHDLLLALGGWMALPASEDTGLLLALNSVARGYFTREVGLLYRKWPGQATSQATHTDAGERDARMAVIEARARALAYSNWRYPITG comes from the coding sequence GTGGTGACCGCCGTGCGCCGGCTCGTCATCATTACGGCCGTCCACGCACCCGCCGCTCCCTACCTGGCGGACGCCTACAAGTCGCTGTGCGCGCAGGAGCTCCCGGACGGCTGGGAGTGGCACTGGGTGATCCAGGAGGACGGCACGACCGACGCGGTGGCCCCGCACATACCGGACGACTCCCGCGTCACCTTCAAGCAGGGCCGGCCGGGCGGTCCGGGCGTCGCCCGGATGATGGCCCTGGCGCACGCGGACGGCGAGTACGTGAAGGTGCTGGACGCCGACGACCAGTTGACGCCGGGCACCCTCGCCCGCGACCTGGCCGTGCTCGAAGGCGACCCCACCCTCGGGTGGACGACGTCCCGCGTACTGGACCTGCTCCCCGACGGCTCGACGTTCGGCTTCGACCAGGACCCGGACGAGGGGCCGATCGAGCGCGGCGAGGTGCTGGAACACTGGCGGACGCACAACTACCGCGCCCAGGTTCACCCGGCGACCCTGTTCATCCGCCATGATCTGCTGCTCGCCCTCGGCGGCTGGATGGCGCTGCCGGCGTCCGAGGACACCGGGCTCCTGCTCGCCCTCAACAGCGTGGCCCGCGGCTACTTCACGCGCGAAGTCGGCCTGCTCTACCGCAAGTGGCCCGGACAGGCCACGAGCCAGGCGACCCACACCGACGCCGGCGAACGCGACGCCCGCATGGCCGTCATCGAGGCCCGCGCACGAGCCCTGGCGTACTCGAACTGGCGCTACCCGATCACGGGTTGA
- a CDS encoding cobalamin-independent methionine synthase II family protein gives MTTASTGIPTEPIGSLPRPPELLAALTDHAAGRVGDDELAAAEDRAVADTVRRLEEAGSPVVTDGEQSKPSFATYPLTGLDGLAPDGVVIPFADGHQRQLPRLTAGPLRYAVHADRYLRAALPHATVPVKQAVIAPSALSLLYPPDGIDGYPREAFLDDLTAEAEADIRGCLDAGAHRVQLDFTEARLALKLDPSGSLLDDFVALNNRVLERFSDAERSRIGVHTCPGGDQDSTHSLDVDYAALLPRLLRLAAGAFYLQLASEPDPEKVLAVLAAHLPAHAQVFVGVIDPIDPRVETPEQVRDRVLTAARHLPADRLGTCDDCGFSPFSDDTSTSRDTAFAKVRARVEGTALAARELLG, from the coding sequence TTGACCACCGCGTCCACCGGAATTCCCACCGAGCCCATCGGCAGCCTCCCCCGCCCGCCCGAGCTGCTGGCGGCCCTGACGGACCACGCCGCGGGCCGCGTCGGTGACGACGAACTCGCGGCCGCCGAGGACCGCGCGGTCGCCGACACCGTGCGCCGCCTGGAGGAGGCCGGCTCCCCCGTCGTCACCGACGGCGAGCAGTCCAAGCCCAGCTTCGCCACCTACCCCCTGACCGGCCTGGACGGGCTGGCACCCGACGGGGTCGTCATCCCCTTCGCCGACGGCCACCAGCGGCAGCTGCCCCGGCTGACCGCCGGGCCGCTGCGCTACGCCGTCCACGCCGACCGCTACCTGCGCGCCGCCCTCCCGCACGCGACGGTACCCGTCAAACAGGCCGTCATCGCTCCCTCGGCGCTCAGCCTGCTCTACCCGCCCGACGGCATCGACGGTTACCCCCGCGAAGCCTTCCTCGACGACCTCACCGCCGAGGCCGAGGCGGACATCCGTGGCTGCCTGGACGCCGGCGCGCACCGCGTCCAGCTCGACTTCACCGAGGCCCGCCTCGCGTTGAAGCTCGATCCGAGCGGCAGCCTGCTGGACGACTTCGTCGCGCTCAACAACCGGGTCCTTGAACGTTTTTCGGACGCCGAGCGGTCGCGGATCGGCGTCCACACCTGCCCCGGTGGTGACCAGGACTCCACCCACAGCCTCGACGTCGACTACGCGGCGCTGCTGCCCCGGCTGCTCCGGCTCGCGGCCGGCGCCTTCTACCTCCAGCTCGCGAGCGAGCCCGATCCGGAGAAGGTCCTGGCCGTCCTGGCGGCCCATCTCCCCGCGCACGCCCAGGTGTTCGTCGGCGTCATCGACCCGATCGACCCTCGCGTCGAGACCCCCGAGCAGGTCCGCGACCGCGTCCTGACCGCCGCCCGCCATCTGCCCGCCGACCGTCTCGGCACCTGTGACGACTGCGGTTTCTCGCCCTTCTCCGACGACACCTCCACCTCCCGGGACACCGCCTTCGCCAAGGTCCGGGCACGCGTCGAGGGCACCGCGCTGGCCGCGCGCGAACTGCTGGGCTGA
- a CDS encoding GntR family transcriptional regulator — protein sequence MLSLRYQAIVDELRHRIRSGTYRIGERLPSEEALAAAFEVGRPTLRDALEVLQAEGLLKRRHGSGTYVTRPRPPIRYSPGDHTEQADTAAQRVVRTTLSATNIKASTELSVLLGVSPGSSVAKYQYLNREGETPHSVAHVYVPQSVAYRDLREIQVVRSPWGEDVRRLLVKAGVQVEASAQRLTARLATTEEANLLQITIRTPVLSIERVSTDATGRVVEAAHLVLRGERSEAMFTTLAPIPDEEATDDGTSDVDAD from the coding sequence ATGTTGTCCCTTCGCTATCAGGCAATCGTCGACGAGCTGCGCCACCGCATCCGCTCCGGTACGTACAGGATCGGCGAACGCCTCCCCTCGGAGGAGGCCCTCGCTGCGGCTTTCGAGGTCGGCAGGCCCACGCTCCGGGACGCGTTGGAGGTGCTCCAGGCCGAGGGCCTCCTGAAGAGGCGCCACGGCAGCGGCACCTACGTGACCCGCCCGAGGCCGCCCATCCGGTACTCCCCTGGCGACCACACGGAGCAGGCGGACACCGCCGCACAACGCGTAGTCCGTACGACCCTCAGTGCCACCAACATCAAGGCAAGCACGGAACTCTCCGTCCTCTTGGGCGTGTCACCAGGCTCCTCGGTGGCCAAATACCAATACCTCAACCGGGAGGGGGAGACCCCGCACAGCGTGGCCCACGTCTACGTACCCCAGTCCGTGGCGTACAGGGACCTACGGGAAATCCAAGTGGTCCGCTCCCCGTGGGGGGAGGACGTCCGGCGGCTTCTCGTCAAGGCCGGCGTGCAGGTGGAGGCCAGCGCGCAACGCCTGACGGCCCGCCTCGCGACGACGGAAGAAGCGAACCTCTTGCAGATCACCATCAGGACGCCGGTCCTGTCCATCGAACGCGTCTCCACCGACGCCACGGGCCGGGTGGTGGAGGCCGCGCACCTGGTCCTCCGCGGCGAACGGTCCGAAGCCATGTTCACCACGCTCGCGCCCATTCCGGATGAGGAGGCAACCGATGACGGAACCAGCGATGTCGATGCCGATTAG
- a CDS encoding FkbM family methyltransferase, whose product MRSLYTSGCWEPVISAFIASRLKPGDGFLDIGANVGYYTTMASRLVGPDGVVVAIEPAPALHAELQANAALNHCENVRPVRAAITASRGDVILYVPHTGNLGATTTVKPEHHESRLTVPGLPLADAVSAAELERARIIKVDVEGAEGTVLDSLAELLHHQRPDCELVVEISPARLAAGGRTADDVLAPFFHHGLHPYDVVNSYMPEDYPVMLRRPTAPVRIRKPITAQTDVVLSPVDADVLPL is encoded by the coding sequence ATGAGGTCGCTCTACACGTCCGGGTGCTGGGAGCCGGTGATCTCCGCCTTCATCGCTTCACGCCTGAAGCCGGGTGACGGCTTCCTCGATATCGGGGCGAACGTCGGCTACTACACCACCATGGCCTCACGGCTCGTCGGCCCAGACGGCGTCGTGGTGGCCATCGAGCCAGCGCCGGCGCTCCACGCCGAACTGCAGGCGAACGCCGCCCTGAACCACTGCGAGAACGTCCGCCCCGTCCGCGCCGCCATCACCGCTTCCCGGGGCGACGTAATCCTCTACGTCCCCCACACCGGCAACCTCGGCGCCACGACCACGGTCAAACCGGAGCACCACGAGAGCCGGCTGACCGTCCCCGGCCTCCCCCTGGCGGACGCCGTCTCGGCCGCGGAGCTCGAACGAGCCCGAATCATCAAGGTGGACGTGGAGGGAGCCGAGGGCACGGTGCTGGACAGCCTCGCCGAACTCCTGCACCACCAACGCCCGGACTGCGAGCTCGTCGTCGAGATCAGCCCGGCCCGCCTGGCGGCCGGCGGACGAACAGCCGACGACGTCCTGGCCCCGTTCTTCCACCACGGCCTTCACCCATACGACGTCGTGAACTCGTACATGCCGGAGGACTACCCGGTGATGCTGCGCCGTCCGACCGCCCCTGTCCGAATCCGAAAGCCGATCACTGCCCAGACAGACGTCGTGCTGTCACCCGTCGACGCGGACGTGCTGCCTCTATGA
- a CDS encoding DUF2975 domain-containing protein, whose protein sequence is MNTRLTRALASVTFALAVLCGLTFLGVGVTHLLDDGAVCAETGFWANAPLAADGLPVGDGVTASSSAARLCQDSPSTGQRAADLGSGLPWQLFGSLALLLFSRLLKAVVERGPFTETVSRRLSVLGWTVTVGTPLAGLVAGWSHSWLVASMAPVVGSGPTVSGPQVLVLAGLAAVIMGRIMREGVRMREDLEGTI, encoded by the coding sequence ATGAACACGCGACTCACGAGGGCCCTGGCCTCGGTGACCTTTGCGCTGGCGGTGCTCTGCGGGCTCACTTTCCTCGGTGTGGGGGTGACCCACCTGCTCGACGACGGGGCGGTCTGCGCGGAGACGGGCTTCTGGGCCAACGCCCCGCTGGCGGCGGACGGCCTGCCGGTCGGCGACGGCGTGACGGCCTCCAGCAGTGCCGCGCGGCTCTGCCAGGACAGCCCCTCCACGGGGCAGCGCGCCGCCGACCTGGGGAGCGGGCTGCCCTGGCAGCTGTTCGGCTCCCTCGCGCTGCTGCTGTTCTCCCGGCTGCTCAAGGCCGTCGTGGAGCGGGGGCCGTTCACCGAAACGGTGTCGCGCCGGCTCTCCGTCCTTGGTTGGACCGTCACCGTGGGCACGCCCCTGGCCGGGCTGGTCGCCGGCTGGTCCCACTCCTGGCTCGTCGCCAGCATGGCGCCGGTCGTGGGCTCCGGACCGACGGTCTCCGGTCCACAGGTCCTCGTCCTCGCCGGCCTCGCGGCCGTCATCATGGGGAGGATCATGCGCGAGGGCGTGCGCATGCGAGAGGATCTCGAAGGGACCATCTGA
- a CDS encoding EF-hand domain-containing protein, which yields MDQTAAQRLVFAMLDADGDGVVSRDEYLARTTNAALAAGREQDDPLVVTARTLGARAWASMDADGDGRMTFDEYAAWAGAEAFDTVCAPVLGALFDLADTDGDGTLDLAAFTAFRTALNNPAENAAAAFAALDPGGTGRVRRADYIASIRSHVTGEDSPMGEALYGGVPVG from the coding sequence ATGGACCAGACAGCAGCGCAGAGGCTCGTCTTCGCCATGCTGGACGCGGACGGGGACGGAGTCGTCTCCCGGGACGAGTACCTGGCGCGCACCACGAACGCGGCCCTGGCGGCGGGGCGCGAGCAGGACGACCCCCTCGTCGTCACCGCGCGCACGCTCGGCGCGCGGGCGTGGGCGTCGATGGACGCCGACGGCGACGGACGGATGACGTTCGACGAGTACGCGGCCTGGGCGGGTGCCGAGGCGTTCGACACCGTCTGCGCTCCGGTCCTCGGCGCCCTCTTCGACCTCGCCGACACCGACGGGGACGGCACCCTCGACCTCGCCGCGTTCACGGCCTTCCGCACGGCGCTGAACAATCCGGCCGAGAACGCCGCGGCGGCGTTCGCGGCCCTCGACCCCGGAGGCACCGGCCGCGTCCGCCGCGCCGACTACATCGCGTCCATCCGCTCCCACGTCACCGGTGAGGACTCCCCGATGGGCGAGGCGCTGTACGGCGGGGTGCCGGTGGGGTAG
- a CDS encoding helix-turn-helix domain-containing protein has protein sequence MAEEEPHAIRIHLDRLLAERGMTLTELSAHVGITVVNLSVLKNGRAKAIRFSTLSKICEVLRCQPGDLISHDPAGTA, from the coding sequence ATGGCCGAAGAGGAACCCCACGCGATCCGGATCCACCTCGACCGGCTCCTCGCCGAGCGCGGCATGACGCTCACCGAGCTGTCCGCGCACGTGGGCATCACCGTCGTCAACCTGTCCGTGCTCAAGAACGGGCGGGCCAAGGCCATCCGCTTCTCGACCCTGTCGAAGATCTGCGAGGTCCTCCGGTGCCAGCCGGGGGACCTGATCAGCCACGACCCCGCCGGAACCGCCTGA
- a CDS encoding GntR family transcriptional regulator, producing MREQPPYLRIADVLRQRIADQEWTPGARLPSRAQIAQECGVGENVVRRAQELLISQGVLEGRAGSGTYVAKPRERARLLRSGWRDGQPGDGLGLGPRATWESHSEAKVPAPGPIAARLAVDVGELCVRTDYEFMVDGRPAQLMTSWEPYSLTGGTIVVLPEGGPLAGKGVPARMAEIGITVSHAEEGVEAGQATAEEANLLGVQRGSLVTRVRRTYYGDDGRPVETADIVVPVSVGEIVYEVPVNP from the coding sequence ATGCGTGAGCAGCCGCCTTACCTCCGCATCGCCGACGTGCTTCGGCAGCGGATCGCGGATCAGGAGTGGACGCCCGGGGCGCGTCTTCCGTCCCGTGCCCAGATTGCCCAGGAATGCGGCGTCGGCGAGAACGTCGTCCGCCGGGCGCAGGAACTTCTGATCTCCCAGGGTGTTCTGGAGGGGCGTGCGGGCTCGGGCACGTACGTGGCGAAGCCGAGGGAGCGGGCGCGGCTACTGCGCTCGGGGTGGCGGGACGGGCAACCCGGTGACGGCCTCGGGCTCGGCCCACGAGCCACCTGGGAAAGTCACAGCGAGGCGAAGGTGCCGGCTCCGGGCCCCATCGCGGCCCGCCTGGCGGTCGACGTCGGCGAGCTGTGCGTGCGCACCGACTACGAGTTCATGGTCGACGGCCGGCCCGCCCAGCTCATGACCAGCTGGGAGCCCTACTCCCTCACCGGCGGCACCATCGTCGTGCTGCCCGAGGGCGGGCCGCTGGCGGGCAAGGGTGTGCCCGCCCGCATGGCCGAGATCGGGATCACCGTCAGCCACGCCGAGGAAGGGGTGGAGGCGGGGCAGGCCACCGCCGAGGAGGCGAACCTCCTCGGCGTGCAGCGCGGGTCCCTCGTCACCCGCGTCCGGCGGACGTACTACGGCGACGACGGGCGTCCGGTGGAGACCGCCGACATCGTCGTCCCGGTGTCGGTCGGCGAGATCGTGTACGAGGTGCCGGTCAACCCGTGA